A region of the Acidobacteriota bacterium genome:
CGGGTGGCGCACTGATTGAACGGAGCTAGGACGTAGCAAGTGACATAAGCCGACAGCTTGCAGGTTGGCTGAGCCTCAGTTGTAGTGGCGCGTGCTGCACGAGTCGCGTTGATTCCAGCCGAAGCCGCCAGTCACCTTGTCAAAAAGTCCCGGCGTGAGATAGCGCTGGGCAATGCTGATCCGCAGTTCATTTGAGCTGGGCGGACTGCCAAAACGGTTTATTTCATTTGTCCCGTGCCCCACTTCAGCGCATTGACGATCATCGTCTGATACCAGTCGGTCGTCCACACATCGGGGCGATGACCCATTGCGTTGTACATCACTTTGCCTTTGCCGTAGTCGTGCCACCAGACGAGCGGAAAATCTTTGGCTTCGACACCCTTGCGTGTCATGTCGGTTTTGCTTTGGTCGAGGCTCACCAGTACGTGCGTCTTGTCGCGTCCGATGAAATTCTTGATCTGATAAATCTCTTCTTTCATTGTCCAGCCGTCCGGCAGATGACGCGACACCGGATGCGACTTGTCTTCGGTCTTGAGCGTGACTTCGATGTTTTCCGTCCACGGATGCTGGTTGAAATAACCGCCGATCATCTGCCCGTACTCGGCCCATTTATAAAACGTGTCGGTCGCGCTATGAATCCCCAAAAAGAACTTGCCGGACTTGATCCAGTCAAGCAGCGCGGTCTTTTGCGCGTCTGACAGCGGCAATTCGCCCGTCGTGTAAAAGATGATGGCATCGTAATTTTTCAGGTTCAGCGGTGTGAGGTATTTCTCGGCCATCTGCGTGAGCGTGACCTCAAAGCCGTTCTTCGCGCCCAAGGTTTCCACCAACTCTTCAGCCAGATGCAATGAAGCGTGGCGGAAGCCTTTGGATTGCGTGACGAACAACACGCGTTTGTGGCCTTTGGTCTGGGCGTAGACATTTGTATAACAGCCGAAACTCAGCGTTGTCGCCAACGCCAGCAGCAACGTCACACGTGACAGCGTAGCGGTGCAATTGATCTGCATCTTGCATTCCTCGTCGTTGAAATTGGTTTGAAAGCAGTGATGGAAGAGCGGACGGAAGGCAGTGTAGCCGAGGGGGAAAAGTTTGGGAAGGATTGTGCGGATAGGCAAACGGGGCCACTAAGTCGCTTGTATGTTCGACAAGCTGCCAGCTTGTCGAAGTCCCGGCTGTTAACCCAATGGACTAACGGCCACGCTTCGACAAGCTGGCAGCTTGTCGAACAACCCGGTCGCTACCGCTCCTTGGACCGCCGCGACAGCTTGCCTGAACGCTAGCCAAGTTGCTTGCGAAAGCGCCACGCACTGATGCCCACCAGCACGATGGCGAAACCCACCAGCGCGCCGAAATGCGGCCAGAGCACGTCGAGGCCCGCGCTTTTGAGCAGAACCCCGCGCGCGATGCTGGCGAAGTGGCTGATCGGATTGAAGAGCGTGAACGGTTGCATCCATTCCGGCATCGCCTCGATGGGGGTCGTCGCGCCCGACAGCATCGAGAGCGGCGGATTGACGAAGAAGCTCATCAATTGCGCCTGCTGTTGCGACTTGCTGAACGTCGCCAGAAACGTCCCGATGCCAATGCCCGCCAGCACGCACAGCATTCCCGCCGTGAAGAGCAGCAGCAAGCTACCGCGCAACGGCAAGTCGAAGACCAGATACCCGGCTGTCAGACCGAGCACGATCTGGGTCGAGAGCAGCACGAAGAGCGGCGCAATCTTGGCGGTCACGATTTCGGCGGCTTGCGCCGGGGTCATCAGCAATTGCTCGATGGTGCCCGCTTCTTTCTCGCGCACCAACGCCGACGATCCGATAATCGAACCGTTGAGCACCAGCAAAATGCCGATCACGCCCGTCACGATGAACCACGCGCTTTGCAAGCCCGGATTGAAGAGCAAGGCGACGCGCGCGACGAATTGTCCGCGTGCGCTGCCCCCCGAAGTTTGTAACGAAACCGCCTGTGCCGGTTGCGCCAGCCGTTCATTGAGCGCGGCAATGATGCGCGCGGCGTAGCTGCCGGCAATGCCCGCCGTGTTGGAATTGACCGCGTCGAGCAGCAACTGAACCGGCGCGGTTTCCTGCCGCGCGCGCAGCTTGGCGAAATCGCTGGGCACGACCAAACCCGCATCCAGCTTGCCCGCGCTCAGCGCCTGGCTCAGCTCGGCAGTTGAGCCGTAAGCAGCCGCGAGTTGAAACGAATTGCTCTCGACAAAGGCCGATACCAACTCGCGGCTGGCCGTGCTGCGGCTCTCATCCACCACGCCCAGCCGCAAGCCCGTCACATTTGGATTGAGCGCAAACCCGAAGATGACCAGTTGCAGTGTCGGCGGCAGGATCAACGACACGACCAGCTTTTTGTCCGATTTGATCTGGCGCAATTCTTTCAAAAACAGCGGCCAGAGACGCATGGCGCGAATTCTATTGATGAAACTTTGCATGAATCCTCCAAACGAGATGCTAGATGCTGGATGCTAGATGCTAGATGCTGGATGCTAGCATCCAAATTCTTCGCTACTTGTTGAAGGTTAGAGGTTGGGAGCTAGCATCCAGCATCTAGCATCCAGCATCTTTCTTAAGCGTCAACCTGCATTAGGCGCATCTTTTTCCACGCCTTGAGAAAGTAAAGCGCGCCGAGCAGCGCCAGCATCAACGGCGCATACCACACGGCGGGCCAGCCGCCGCCGCGCACAAAGCCGTCGCGCACCAGTTCGATGAAATACCGCGCGGGCACAATCGCCGAAATCCAGCGGATGCCTGCCGGAATGTTCGAGACCGGGAAGATAAATCCCGACAGCAGGAATGACAGCAGAAACTGCACGCCCGCGACCGCCTGAATCGCCGCCGCCTGATTCGGAATCGAGACGCCGACCATCACGCCGAAACAGGCGTTGCAAAACAGATACAACACCGTGCCCACCAACAACGGCGTCGGATCGCCCGCGATCTTCAGATCAAAGAGCGGAAACGCCACCAACAACGCCAGCGCCCACTCGGCCACAGCGATAATGAAAAACCCGGCGATCTTGCCCAGCAGGAATTCGTGCGCCGAGATGCTCGACACATACACTTGCAGGATCGTTTTCTGCTCGCCTTCGCGCGACATCGCCAGCGCCGCCAACAGGGGCGGGAAGAGCGCCAGCACGACTGCGAATGCGCCGGGGCCGATGAACTTTCTCGCCGAACCGCCGGGGTTGTACCACATCCGCGTTTCAGCCTTGATGGCGGGCTTGACCGCAGATGCGCCGCTGCGTTGCGCCGCGAAAGCGTTGGTAATGGAAACCGCCTGTCCGCGCATCGTGTTGGCGGTGTTGGCGTCCACCGCGTCCATCAGCCATTGCACTTCGACCGTCTGGCCGCGCAAATAATCGCGCTCGAAATGTTGCGGGATCACGATCACCGCGCGCGCCTGCTCTGAAGCCAACGCGGCTTCGGCGGGCAATTGCGAGGGCACGACGTGAAAGGTAAGCGAGGCATTCAACGCCTCTGCGTACTGGCGCGACAGCGGCGTGCGGTCGTAATCCTGCACGACGACCGGGATGCCTTTGACCGACAGCGACAACGCCGTGCCCAGCAGCGCCAGCAAAATCAGCGGCAACACCAGGGCCAGCGCGACGGTCAGCCGGTCGCGAAAGGTTTGTGTCAGTTCTTTGCGCGCTTGCGCGATGATGCGTTTCATAATTCCTCTCCTTGCTTGCTTCGTTTTGCTTATTGAGCTTTTCAACCGGTCAGGAGGAGAGATTACGGAACAAACGGAAATAACCGAACAAACGGAAGAAGAGTGGCAAATCATTAGGACAGCTTTCTGTCTGTTCCGTTATTTCCGTTTGTTCCGTAATCTCGCTTTGCCTCCCCCAATTGGGAATCGCGTTTGTTGGGCCACCGGCGAGACTTCGCGTCAATCTTCGCTCGCCACCTTGCCAACCTTGCGCGCCTGCTCGACGACCGCGATGAAAACGTCCTCCAGCGAAAAGCGTTCTTCGTGCGCCTGTGTCACGGTGATGCCGTTGTTGCGCAGTTGCCGCTGCAACCTGCCGATGCCCAGCTCCGCCGCTTCATCCACGATCACGTGCAAGCGGTCGCCAAACAACGACACGCGCCAACGCTCCATTTCGCCTTTCAGCAAATCGGCGGCTTGCTGCGGTTGATCGGTGAGCAACTCGATCAGGTGGCCGGATTGCGCGGCCTTGATGCCGGTGGGCGTGCCTTCGGCGACCAGTTCGCCCGCGACCATGAAGCCGAGCCGGTTGCACTGCTCAGCCTCTTCCAGGTAATGCGTCGTGACCAGCACGGCGACGCCGCGATCCGCCAGTTGATTGATCATCCGCCAGAACGCGCGCCGCGCCAGCGGGTCAACGCCAGAGGTCGGTTCGTCCAAAAACAGCACGCTCGGCTCGTGCATCAGCGACGCGCCAAAGGCCACGCGCTGTTTCCAACCGCCGGGCAACTTGCCCGTCACCATGTCGCCGTGCCCGGCCAGGCCCGAAAATTCCAGCACCCAGCGTTTCTTTTCTTCGCGCTCTTCGGGTGGCACCTGATACACGCCCGCAAAGAAATCGAGGTTGTGGTTGATGGTCAGGTCGTCGTAGAGCGAAAACTTCTGCGACATATAACCGATGCGCTGGCGCACGAAGCTCGAACGCAAGCTGCCCCGTTCGCCCGCCAGTTCCATCTCTCCGCTTGACGGCGCGAGCAAGCCGCAGAGCATTTTGATCGTCGTCGTTTTGCCCGCGCCGTTCGCGCCCAGCAAGCCGTAAATCTCGCCGTACTTGACCTCGATGTTGACGCCCTTGACCGCGTGGAAATCACGAAAGCTCTTGCGCAAATCGCGCGCGCCGATGGCAATCGCGTCTGCCGCGCGCTGGCGGAATTGCCGCCGTTGCGGGAAGGGCGCGGCTTTCATCTCGCCATTCAATTCGCGCAAGACAGAGACGAAAGCATTTTCCAGCGTGGGCGCGCCCGAGCCGACTTCGAGCACTGCGATGTCTGCCGCACTCAGCGCCGTGCGCGCCAATTCCTCACCACGCGCGGCATCGCTGACCATCACGTCCAAGCGGTCGCCGAAACGCTGCACGTCCGTGATGCCTGCGACTTCGCCCAACACTTCTTCGGCTTGGCTCAGCTTGGCGGCGCGCACTTCCAGCCGTTGCAGCCCCAGATTGTTGCGAATCTCGGCGGGCGTGCCGGTTTGGTGAATCACGCCATCGTGCATCAACGCCACGCGCGTGCAGCGTTCGGCTTCGTCTAGATACGGCGTCGCCACGACGATGGTCATGCCGTTGATCGAAAGGCTCGCCAACGTGTCCCAAAACTCGCGGCGCGAAACCGGATCAACGCCTGTGGTCGGTTCGTCCAGCAGCAAGACTTTCGGCTCGGTGATCAGCGCGCAGGCCAGCGCCAGCTTCTGTTTCATCCCGCCGCTCAGCTTGCCCGCCAGCCGGTCGGTGAAGCGATCCATGTCAAACAGCTTCAGGTAATGCAGCCCGCGCTCTTTGATTTCGCGGTTGGACAGCTTGCGCAGTTGGCCGACGTAGCGCAGGTTCTCGGCCACGCTCAAATCCTGATAGAGACTGAACGCCTGCGTCAGATAGCCGATTTGCGCACGGGCCGCGCGCGCCGTCTGCCCGAAGAGCGTGACTTCACCCGCCGTCGCTTTCATCACGCCGCCCAGAATCTGAAAGATCGAAGTCTTGCCCGCGCCGTCCGGCCCGATTAGCCCGAAGATTTCGCCGCGTTGGATGGCGAGTTCGACACCGCGCACGGCTGCAAAGTCGCCGTAGCTTTTGTGTAGGTTGCGAATGTGGATGGCGGTTTCTGTTGCAGGCCAATTCACCGGTAGCAAGTTTTGCTCGGCGTAATCTGATTTAATTGCGAGAAATGCACTCATAATTGCTTGCCCTTAAAACTCTGACTGCTCTTGAAGCCCCAACGGGGCGCGATATAACAGCCCAGGGCAACGCCCTGGGTTCATTGGCGAATACATTGAAAGCCCTGAAGGGGCGCAATAAACACCTACTATTTCGCCCTTTCAGGGCTTTTCTGTGTGGGGCTACGTCTTCCCAGGGCGATGCCCTGGGCTTTCCGATTACGCCCCGTTGGGGCTTTCGACCCTGCCGCTTTCAACCCTACCGATTCGTCGCCACCCACTGATTGCCTTCGACCAACACTTCGCCATCGGCGGGCATGCCCGGTTTGGCGAAACCTTGCGGGTTGGCGAGTTGCAACTTCACGCCGACGACTTGCTTGATGCGGTCGTCGCGGAAGTAAGTGTTCTCCGGCGTGAACGACGCTTGCGGGTCAATGCGCGCGACGATGGCGTCCAGCGGTTGTTTGGCGTTCGAGTCCAAATAAACACGCGCGGCTTGCCCGGTGCGCACGCGGCCAATTTCGCCTTCGGGAATGAAGGCGCGCAGGTAAATCTGATCGGGATTGAGAATCGTCAGGATCGCAGAACCAGGCGCGACGATTTCGCCAGGTTCCGCCGAGCGCGTCGCCACGATGCCCGCGAAGGGGGCGACGATTTGCAGGTCGCTGCGATTGGCTTCGGCTTCCTGCAACTCGGCGCGATAGCGGGCGGCTTCGGCGGCGGCGGACTGAATATCGGATTGCGCCTGGCGAATCTGCTGTTCGACGGCGGTGGTTTGGGCCGTGCGAATCGCGGGGTTATCCAGGTTCGCTTTGGCCGCCAGCAACGCGCCGCGCGCGGCTTCGACCTGTTTGCGCGCGGCTTGCACCACGGCGGTATGCGCGTCGAAGGTGTTGCGCGCCTGTTCGCCGTCGCGCGCGGGCACGTCGCCTTGCGCCGCCAGCGTGCCATAGCGTTCGGCATCCGCTGCCGCCTGTTTGTGATCGGCTTCGGCGCGGGCCAGCGAAGCTTCGGCGGCGGCGACGTGTGCTTGCGCCTGACTGACGCGACCTTCGGCATCCACGCGGGATTGGTTGATGCCGAGACGGCTTTGTTCCAATTGCGCCTGCAAAACAGGGACCTGTTGACGCGCGGCTTGCAGCTTGGCGTCGGCCTGCGTCACGTTCGATTGCGCCTGGGTGACGCGGGCGTTGAGTTGGTCATCGGTGAGCGTCGCGATAACTTGCCCGGCTTTGACGTGATCGCCTTCGCGCACGGTGATTTCGCGGATGCGCCCAGAGGTCTTGGCCGCGATGACGGCATCATCGCTCTCGATGCGTCCGGTCACGGCAACGATTTCGCGCGGGCCGGATGGTTTGCGGAAGTAGTACCAGGCCGCTGCCACGCCCGTGAGTAAGGTCAACGCGAGAATGGCGCGGGCGGCTTTCGCCTTGTGTGATTTGCCTGCGGTGTTGTTGCTGTCGGTCATAATTTTGCTCCTTCTGCTGTCTTGATTCTGTTGTTTTGCCACAGAGGCACAGAGGCACAGAGCAAGAAAATAGTCTTGCCCCGTCTCGCCTTCCTCTGTGTCTCTGTGCCTCTGTGGCGCATCTCTTTGTGATTGTTACCGGCGGCTGACCAATGCGACGTTGTTGTTGGTCAGCGTGGTTGAAAGCGCGCGCTGCATCTCGGCGACGGCTTTCGTGTAATCGGTGAGCGCCTTCAACTCGCGTCCGCGTGCCGACGACAAAGCGTTTTGCCGATCCAGCACGAAGAAGTTGGTGGATTGCCCGGCGTCGAATTTGCGCTGCTCGCTTTGCGCTTGCAGTTCGGCGTTGACGCGCGAATTTTTGGCGGCTTCGACACGGCGCTTGGCGGTTTCGATTCCTTGCACGGCGTTGCGCACTTCGCCTTCGATCTGCTGTTCCGTGCGTTGGCGTTGGGCGTCGAGTTGCTTGCCTTCGACCAGCGCGCGTCCGTAATTCGCTTTGGCCGTGCGGTTGCGCAGCGAAAGGTTGAAAGTCACGCCGGCGCGGAAAGCGCGGTACTCGTTGCGAAAGAGATTCGCCGCGTTCTGGCCGTAACCGCCGATGAATTTCTCAGGCGTTGCGCCAAACGAAAACGGCGGCAGCGGCGCGAGGCCAGCAACTTGCGACAGTTGATTGACGCGGTCGAAAAGCAGTTGATTGCCCGCAACAATCGGGTTGGTTTCGGTGCGTTCTTTGCCCGCCAAGCCATACGTGCCGTAGCTGGCGAAGAAATCAATCTGCGGCTTCGTTTGGTTCTTGAAATACGCCACATCCACTTTGTTCAGCTCGCCGCGCAAGCGGTACTGCTCCATCTCCGGGCGATTGGCGAAGGCCAGGCGCAAGGCGTCTTCAACCGGCAGCGCGGCGTCGTGGTTGATCTGCGGTTGTTCGGCAGGAACCAGGGCGGCGCTCCATTGTTCGGTCGCACCCGCAGGCAGCAGCAACAGCTTCAGCGCGTTTTCGGCGCGTTGGATGGCCTCGATGGCGGCTTCGGCTTCGTCGGTGCGGCGTTCGACTTCGACGCGGGCGGAGACGACATCCGCCGGGGCCAGCGTGCCTTGCTTGGCCAGGCGTTCGTTGTGTTCGAGTTGCGTCTGCGCCAGTGCGACCGATTCGCGTTTGATGTCGGCATCGCGGCGCGCAAAGACCAAATCCCAGTAGGCGCGTTCGGCCTGCGCGATGATCTCGATGGCGCGTTGGCGGAACTGACTGTCGGACAGGTCTAGGCGTTTGCTGGCAATGCGCAGTTGACGGCGCGCCGCGTCAATCTTGCGGTTGCGCAAGAGCGGCTGGGTGAATTCAACCGTCAACTGCGAAGTGAATTGCGGGTTGAGCGCATTGAACAGGTTTTGGCTCGTCGTGCGGCTTTGGTCGTAACTGAGATTGACGTTGCCGCCTTGCCAGGGCAGTTGTTGCGCGAGCTTGGCCGCGCCGCTGAAATCGGTCGTGCGTAACTTGCCGTTCTCGCCGCCCGCCAGGATCGAAGCGACGGGCGTGGTTTGCCGGTCGTAAAAATAGCTGCTCGACAGCGTCGGGTCGTAGAAGCCTTTGGCCGCGCGCAAATCCTGTTCAGAGAGTTGCGTGTTGAGTCGTTCGATCTCGATCTCGCGGTTGTTTTCGAGCGCCATCGTCACGGCTTCGCGTAGCGTCAACAGCGTTTGTTTGTCGGCCTGGACGCCCGCGCGTTGAATGGGCGCGGGTGTTGTTGCCTGAACCGTCGGCAACGGAAGCTGCGCCCAGGTGGATTGGGTGGACATTACGGCGAGTAACGCGGCCAGCACGCCGTGATGCAATTGTTTCAGCTTGGTGTTGAACATAAATTCTCCCTCCTCAATGAATCCAACTTCGTTGCTTATAGACAGAGCTAACGCCAAGAGCGGCAACTTTCGCCGCTGCCCGCTGCCTTCGTTTGTTTGTTTCGGTAGCCTTATTTTCGGTAAGCCCTACTCGGTAAGTTCGACTGTGTCCGTGTGGCCGGACAAGCGCCGCATGATCTGTTCAACCAGGGCGCGCATCTGGACATCGGCGGCGATGAGTTTGACTTGGGCTTTTGCCATCGCCAGCAATAACTGTTTGCCCGCGTCGTCTACAAAGGTGACTTCGGATAAATCCAAGTTGACGGCCAGCGGTTGCGGCGTCGCCATGGTGTAATGCCAGCAGCGTTCCAACTCCGGCGTCCATTCGCCCGCCAGCCGGCCCGCCAATTTGAAGGTCAGTGCCTCCTCGTCTCGTTGTTCCGTAATCTTCAACATCGTTTTCTCCCACGTTCGTCTTATGATTCCTTCTCCTGCTTGATTCTCTTTGTTTATCTCCCGCTTGCTTCATCAACGCACGTAACCCGCCGCCGTCCGGGCCGCCGCATAAGCGTCCAGGGGCGAAAGCAGCACGATCAACATCCAGAGCGGCAGGGTGATCAACGTGCAAAGCAAACGCTGAAAGCTGCGGCTGGAATTCGGCGCGGCGGTTTTAGCCGCCAGGCTTTCGGTGACAACCTTGAGCAATTGGCCCGAATAAGTTTGAAACGCGCCGGTTTGCACGTCCAGCGGCTTGGTTTCGCTCTCCGCCAAATGGATCAGTTCGGTGACGGTGGCGTAGCGGTTGAGTTGTTGTGCGCCGCAATGGCGGCAGTATTTGTCGCGTTTGCGCACGCCGGTCGCGCAAGCGTGACATTGGTGATCTATCGGTTCTGTTACTGGTCTCGCTGTCATAACGTTGTCTCTTCCCGTCTAGCGTTCTTTCGTTGCGATCTCGGTGCGACGGCCAGCCCTAGTGCAAACGCATTGCCAGAGCCGGGGAAAAAGTTTCAGCAACGCAGTAAGCGCCCGCAAGGAATAAGGTTGTTTCGATTTTGGAGAAGGCTTATGGCTGCGTGCCGAGGGTGAGTGCCGATGGTGACGAAGCCGACATTTCGGCAAGTGCCGAAATGTCGGCACGAAACAGTACCGCGCGCGTGAGCAAGCGGAGTCGTTACGTTGAGTCCATTGGATATGAGTTGCGAAAGCCGCTTGCTCACGCGCGCGGTACCGCACCAGAGTTGAGCGGCAGCGATGTCGTTCTAACGCATAATGCCGAGCTTTTGCATGCGGGATTGCAAGGTCGTGCGTTTGAGGCCGAGCCGGGCCGCCGCGCCGTTGGGGCCGCCGATG
Encoded here:
- a CDS encoding ThuA domain-containing protein; the encoded protein is MQINCTATLSRVTLLLALATTLSFGCYTNVYAQTKGHKRVLFVTQSKGFRHASLHLAEELVETLGAKNGFEVTLTQMAEKYLTPLNLKNYDAIIFYTTGELPLSDAQKTALLDWIKSGKFFLGIHSATDTFYKWAEYGQMIGGYFNQHPWTENIEVTLKTEDKSHPVSRHLPDGWTMKEEIYQIKNFIGRDKTHVLVSLDQSKTDMTRKGVEAKDFPLVWWHDYGKGKVMYNAMGHRPDVWTTDWYQTMIVNALKWGTGQMK
- a CDS encoding ABC transporter permease is translated as MQSFINRIRAMRLWPLFLKELRQIKSDKKLVVSLILPPTLQLVIFGFALNPNVTGLRLGVVDESRSTASRELVSAFVESNSFQLAAAYGSTAELSQALSAGKLDAGLVVPSDFAKLRARQETAPVQLLLDAVNSNTAGIAGSYAARIIAALNERLAQPAQAVSLQTSGGSARGQFVARVALLFNPGLQSAWFIVTGVIGILLVLNGSIIGSSALVREKEAGTIEQLLMTPAQAAEIVTAKIAPLFVLLSTQIVLGLTAGYLVFDLPLRGSLLLLFTAGMLCVLAGIGIGTFLATFSKSQQQAQLMSFFVNPPLSMLSGATTPIEAMPEWMQPFTLFNPISHFASIARGVLLKSAGLDVLWPHFGALVGFAIVLVGISAWRFRKQLG
- a CDS encoding ABC transporter permease, with translation MKRIIAQARKELTQTFRDRLTVALALVLPLILLALLGTALSLSVKGIPVVVQDYDRTPLSRQYAEALNASLTFHVVPSQLPAEAALASEQARAVIVIPQHFERDYLRGQTVEVQWLMDAVDANTANTMRGQAVSITNAFAAQRSGASAVKPAIKAETRMWYNPGGSARKFIGPGAFAVVLALFPPLLAALAMSREGEQKTILQVYVSSISAHEFLLGKIAGFFIIAVAEWALALLVAFPLFDLKIAGDPTPLLVGTVLYLFCNACFGVMVGVSIPNQAAAIQAVAGVQFLLSFLLSGFIFPVSNIPAGIRWISAIVPARYFIELVRDGFVRGGGWPAVWYAPLMLALLGALYFLKAWKKMRLMQVDA
- a CDS encoding TolC family protein — its product is MFNTKLKQLHHGVLAALLAVMSTQSTWAQLPLPTVQATTPAPIQRAGVQADKQTLLTLREAVTMALENNREIEIERLNTQLSEQDLRAAKGFYDPTLSSSYFYDRQTTPVASILAGGENGKLRTTDFSGAAKLAQQLPWQGGNVNLSYDQSRTTSQNLFNALNPQFTSQLTVEFTQPLLRNRKIDAARRQLRIASKRLDLSDSQFRQRAIEIIAQAERAYWDLVFARRDADIKRESVALAQTQLEHNERLAKQGTLAPADVVSARVEVERRTDEAEAAIEAIQRAENALKLLLLPAGATEQWSAALVPAEQPQINHDAALPVEDALRLAFANRPEMEQYRLRGELNKVDVAYFKNQTKPQIDFFASYGTYGLAGKERTETNPIVAGNQLLFDRVNQLSQVAGLAPLPPFSFGATPEKFIGGYGQNAANLFRNEYRAFRAGVTFNLSLRNRTAKANYGRALVEGKQLDAQRQRTEQQIEGEVRNAVQGIETAKRRVEAAKNSRVNAELQAQSEQRKFDAGQSTNFFVLDRQNALSSARGRELKALTDYTKAVAEMQRALSTTLTNNNVALVSRR
- a CDS encoding ABC transporter ATP-binding protein; this encodes MSAFLAIKSDYAEQNLLPVNWPATETAIHIRNLHKSYGDFAAVRGVELAIQRGEIFGLIGPDGAGKTSIFQILGGVMKATAGEVTLFGQTARAARAQIGYLTQAFSLYQDLSVAENLRYVGQLRKLSNREIKERGLHYLKLFDMDRFTDRLAGKLSGGMKQKLALACALITEPKVLLLDEPTTGVDPVSRREFWDTLASLSINGMTIVVATPYLDEAERCTRVALMHDGVIHQTGTPAEIRNNLGLQRLEVRAAKLSQAEEVLGEVAGITDVQRFGDRLDVMVSDAARGEELARTALSAADIAVLEVGSGAPTLENAFVSVLRELNGEMKAAPFPQRRQFRQRAADAIAIGARDLRKSFRDFHAVKGVNIEVKYGEIYGLLGANGAGKTTTIKMLCGLLAPSSGEMELAGERGSLRSSFVRQRIGYMSQKFSLYDDLTINHNLDFFAGVYQVPPEEREEKKRWVLEFSGLAGHGDMVTGKLPGGWKQRVAFGASLMHEPSVLFLDEPTSGVDPLARRAFWRMINQLADRGVAVLVTTHYLEEAEQCNRLGFMVAGELVAEGTPTGIKAAQSGHLIELLTDQPQQAADLLKGEMERWRVSLFGDRLHVIVDEAAELGIGRLQRQLRNNGITVTQAHEERFSLEDVFIAVVEQARKVGKVASED
- a CDS encoding HlyD family secretion protein, which encodes MTDSNNTAGKSHKAKAARAILALTLLTGVAAAWYYFRKPSGPREIVAVTGRIESDDAVIAAKTSGRIREITVREGDHVKAGQVIATLTDDQLNARVTQAQSNVTQADAKLQAARQQVPVLQAQLEQSRLGINQSRVDAEGRVSQAQAHVAAAEASLARAEADHKQAAADAERYGTLAAQGDVPARDGEQARNTFDAHTAVVQAARKQVEAARGALLAAKANLDNPAIRTAQTTAVEQQIRQAQSDIQSAAAEAARYRAELQEAEANRSDLQIVAPFAGIVATRSAEPGEIVAPGSAILTILNPDQIYLRAFIPEGEIGRVRTGQAARVYLDSNAKQPLDAIVARIDPQASFTPENTYFRDDRIKQVVGVKLQLANPQGFAKPGMPADGEVLVEGNQWVATNR